The window TATTTTGTTACATACATGCAGCATTAAAAAATCTACcatcatgtaaaaaaaaatagtctggAAAAAGTAAGTCTTCCTCAGTTTTTCTCAATcactcaaatttattttaaagtccaGGTAAAAACTCTGAAACTCATTGACTTTTTACAACATCATGGGCGTATCATATCCCTTCCTTTCCTACCCCCAATCAGCCctccaaacaaaatataaaaggaaaccCCTGCCcccaagcaaaacaaaataatattgcGTGAAGATCtcaacaatatttttttaatggtgaaaacACCGGTAACATTATTTTCACTTCAATTACTTAACTCATCTAAACGATGTCATTGCTTCACGAATGCTAAGTGCTCCTGTGGCTTGAGAGGGAATCCAATGCAAGGAATTCAAGGCAAGCATCTCAAACCTTGGCCAGGCAGTGGAAGTGCTTGGTAAATGCAGAGTCCTCCGGGGTGCAAGGGTGCTACACATCACTGGGCGAGCGCGCTCTCTGGGCGAGACTGGACGGGATGCAGCCGCAGCAAATAAGACAGAGCGCTTTCTGGATCTCTTGGTTTCTGAAAGCATATATCACAGGGTTGATGATGGAATTGTAGGTGGCGGGCAGGAGGGTGGCGTAGGTATAGATGGAGGGGTAGGTGTAATCTGCTATCAAGGAATAGAGGGTGAAAGGCATCCAGCAAGCAGCAAAGGTCCCCAGGATGATAGCCAGGGTGGAGACCCCTCTCCGGGTGGTCACATAGTGCGACGTGGCCAGGAAGTGGTGCTGCAGCGCTATCTGATGGGCGTGCCTCATCACAATCTTACAGATCTGGATGTAGAGCTGAAGCATGAGCGCAAACATGAAGAGGAAGGACACCGAGAGGATGGCCGCGTTGTTCTTGGTGAGCGGTCTGACCACGCTGCAGGTGGTCTCGTCTCGGAGGCAGTTCCAGCCCATGACGGGCAGCAGCCCCAGGCAGATGGAGGTCCCCCAGAGCATGACGAGCATGACATAGGTAAACGTGACCGTCCTCTCCGAATGGTACGTCAGAGCGTAGTACAGTGAGAGGTAGCGGTCAACAGTGATAGCCAGCAAGCTgcagacagaggcagagaaagaggcgACAATGAGGCCGATGGTGACCAGCTTGGTGGCTTCTGACTGAAGCAGGTAGGCAAAAACAAAATTGATGATGAGTCCAATGCCGGCCAGCAGGTCTGCAAGAGCCAGGCTGCCTATCAGCAGGAACATGGGCGCTCGCAGGCTGGGGTTGTGGAAGATGATAAGGACCACAATGGCATTTTCACAGGAGATGAGGGTTCCCGAGGTACACAAGACAATGTCCCAGGGGTTGACTACGAGCTCAGGCTCTGGCTTTacggcaggaacccgggaggagaCAGCAGCCGAGATGTTCTCCGCAGCAGCGGCATCTAAATAATCCCGAGGCAGCCCGCTTAAATTGACCTTCAGGTCTTCATTCATTTTAACCCCTGTCCTCTTCAACGAAAAGACAggttttttaatgtttagataCAGCAGGGTGACGATCCGAGATCATGCaaaagacacacagacagacagaaagccaGCCCCTGCTCAGACACCAGTACCAAATGCCACAAGCTTCGGGAATGAGGAACTGTtgggaaatgaaacaaaagccaaagtgTCTGTGGTTTAAACCCCACAGCACAAATGCCGTTTGGCACTGGGGAAAACACAGGGTAGGACTTCAAAACACCAGCGTGAGCGAGGCAGGCACACACGGACTCGCGGCGGTCTGTTTGCAAAAGCGCTGGGAATGCACATTGGAAAATCACATCTTGCATGCTGAAAACCAACAACTGTTTGACATCTGGGCTGCTGCCGAGAAAACCACGCGGCAGCGGCAGGTCTTGAGTCAGGGGCCGCCATCCTCGATGGAATATTTAAATCGCCTATTTCCATCGAACTCCCACCCTCCAAACGCATCCCCCACGCGCGTGCACACCCTCAAACGCACCCCCGACCGGAACAAAGAGGGGCTCCCAGACTCCCCCCCGTGCGCACGGAGCAGTCGGGAGGGCCACGAGAGGGAGGTGTGTGCAATGGAAGTAccgagacagagagacagacagatgcCCATGCACTGCCTCCGCTCCCCTGGCAGCGGGGACTGGAGTCGGACGCGAGAGGGACAGACAGGGTGCGGGGACAGGCGGCCCGCGGGGGCGGGGGGGGTCATCGAGGGGGTCACCTTGGCGCGCCCAGGCCGAGGGGGCTCCTCCGGTGCTTCCGAAGCGCGCGGGCTACTCGTGTCGCATGTCGGCGCAGGCGCCCGCTGTGGCAAAGGGCGGCGGCCGGGCTCCGGAGCGGGCCGGGAGGGCGCGGGGCGCGCGCTCCGCTGCAGGTGAGCGACGCGGCTGCAGGTGAGCCGCAGGCTCGGCTCGCGCGCCCAGCTTTCCCCGCCGCGCCCGCCCGGCCCACACGCTCCCCGCGCGCGCGCCGCCCCCGCCCCGCGCGCGCCCGGCAGCCCGCCAGCCCGCGGGATCCCCGGGAGGCCGCGCGCGCCTCCACGGGTCGGGGCTGCTCTAGGGTGCGGGCAGGCGAGGGCGGCCCCGGAGCGCGGGGCAAAAGAGCCGGGAGGCTGAGAACTGCACGGTCGCCCCGCCCGCCTGCTGCGCCGCGCGCCCCACCCCAGCCGGCGGACCCGGGCTTGCACCGGGCGGGGCAGGGGAGCGCTGCCTGGGAGCCCTGTGACCTATTTCGTTCCTGTAGTTTCCCCGGGGAGCTCCAGTCTCCACAGTCCTGGCTTTTCCACGCCTTCACCTAAACCGCTACATTCAGGGCCAAAAGGATTGCTTGGGATGATATTCACGATCAGCAGCAGGGAGGCGGGGTGGACAGGTTGGGGAAGCAgatctttaaaacaacaaaatgccCCGCACACTTTTTTAGAATTGCCCATGGTCTTGGACCTGGTTCATTATCACTGTTTCCCAGGAACATTTGCTTAACTGAatagatgctgctgctgctctgtgtatcatcattatcatcaccaacTTGCACTTATTAAGTGCTCTTTGAGCTGTGTTTTCAAATGGAAATCATTTACTGAGTTCTTGTAGAAGCTTCCTGCAGCCATTGGCCAAACCCCAATTCATTTAGATACTGAAGTGGcactattaatttattttttcattttgccacATCAATGGATTCTGAGATGAAGAACCTGATAGCTGTCTGCTTTTCTGAGCCCATGCCTCCTCTGGATATAAAAACCCGAGCACCTCGTAGATCTTAAGTTCCAAGATGATCCTCCAGTTTAAAGATGggagaaggaaaaagtgttatagtcttgtcttgctctgtcagagGTGAAGGTTTTCCCACTACTTTTCTTCCACTTCCCCAGGGGGCTTTTGTACGAATGGAAATGGTCGGCAGGCAAAGGACCCTATAGGAGTATCATCAGCTGGCCAGCCTGCCTTCCCCTGCTGCTCACGTCTTCTCTATCCCAGCCCAACAGACTCGGAGCCTCAGTCACCCTTGACTTTCTTCCTGCTTCTCCCCTTCTTCCATCAATCAGTTTCTGGCTCTGCAAGGTCGCTCCAGCTCTCCCTGCATGCCACTTCTCATCATCCTCAGCTCCCTGTTTGAGGCCCTCATCCCCTCTCACCTGCATTTCTGGTACCCACCTGCTTCTCCCTTTCCCAACCTCCTCGATTTGGCACATCTATTCCGTGATGTCCAAGACCTCCTGCTACCTCCAGAATAGTCTGAACTTTTTACCGCGACAGATTCTCTTCAGTAGTTCTGGGGGTGGGTCTAGCTTCTGCATTTGCAAGCCTCTTCtccatgctgctgctgctgctgctggttcacaggtcacactttgagaagcaaggTTTTATGGAGTTTTCAGAGTGGCTTGTTCGTGGTGGGGAGGCGTCAGACACGTGTGTGTCCCAAGAACAGGGCTAAGGGCTGGGCACAGAAATTCAGTAAGACATGGTCTCTGCACGCAAGTGCGCACTCTGGTAGTGACACACACACGAATCAACAATAATGCCAGGCAGCAAATGCTGTCATGAAGGGATGTAATCTTCTTCTCAATTTCTGTGTGAAGCATCAGAGAATTTTAGAATGAAGTGATGAAAAATGAGCAGTCGTTTAACAAACATGTAGTAGTTTTGGCATAATATAGCTCAAGCTATGTGGCAAAATTTTAGGCACCTCACGTCAGCAATGCAGTTTAAGGAAAGCGAATGCATAGGGCTGGTCAGACACTATTCCAGCCAATAACACTGACATGGCCCTGACCTCACGGAGCTTAAAGAGGTGGGACTTTTTAATTCAGTCATTAACAtgtttgagaaattaaaaaaaaaaaagagctgagtGTTGGAGGAGAGAAAAAAGTATTGAGGTGAATGGCAGAGGTATAtggatttttgtaaaaaaaaaaaaaaaatgtgtaaaacctgGGAAGAgtcaaaggaggaaactgagacaagTTATACCTGGAGCTCGGATACCGCCACTGGGGAGAGCCCAGGAGTCAGCAGCTAACAGTGATGTGGACACTCAGCTCCCCTGATGGTAAGATCAACTGTGTGTTCACAGTTCTGTCCCACTCCCCCTTGGAAGGATTACTTGTAACTTCCCTGTACTCTGGATTCTACGTTTATTGGTTTATTTGTTAGGACTTTTGTTGCCAGGGAGCAGAAATCCAATTCAAActagtttaaggaaaaaaaggcGTTTTGTTGTCTGGTATGACTCGGAAAGATCTGGAGTGGTTCACATAAAAGGAGGAGAAGCTACAGGAAGCAGGTGGCTGGCAGTCAGCCCTGGCCTGATTTATTTCTGCTTGTCTTTGCTTCTCTGCGTCTGTGTACTTCAAACTTCCCTACCCCAGACAAGTTTCTTCCAGGCAGTCATGGACAGTGGCCTCAGGCAGCCCTGGGCTTGCATTCTGAGACTGTATTCTTAACTTGTGAGTGGAATTCCCGCGGAGAACTCTGGCCCAGCCTGGTCTGTGCCCCCCGCTCACAACCAACCACGGTAGCTAAAGGAAAAGAGTGGATCAATCGGCCAGGCCTGGATCTCATGTGTCTCATGTAGTGTCCTGTGATGGGCGTCCCCTCTGAACTTCACGAAATGGGCATCTCTGAGAGGAAAAGTGAGTTGGGACACCAGGCACACCAACTCCAGGTCTGGAGGTCAGGATTCGCCACAGCTTGGAACTGGGTGGGCCAATGGGGAAGTTTTGCACAGCCTCAGTAACAAGGGCCATAAAGTAGCTGTCTGCAAAGCTGTCTTCTCGATGTATTCACCACCCGTGACAGGACACTGCCACAGATGCCCTCAGAGGTGTGACATTTACTGCCTTTTCATCACTTACcttttttgtcactttttttaaaaataacttcagcaAGAAGTTGTAAACCTTCAAGCATGATCTGGCATTTTCACAACCTAGAGTAATGATGACTGTTTTATGTGAGAAAGGCTCGGCGCCTGTCTTAATCACACATGGCATCTTTGCCAACTGAAACCCTGAGGGCACATTTATTAGCCCCTTCTTGTAACTGAATTTGTAAATCATGAGACTGTCCCAGATTACTGGCTGGAGCAAGTCATAAACTGAGCCAGTACTGCACAGCACATGGTGTGTGTATTGAAATGTTACTAGTCAGCTTCTTTCTTGCTTATGTTAATGATTATTAGCCAATTTCCATAGATCAGATTAATTGGTGCAGTAATCTGAACCATAGATTGACCGTGCTTTAGTCTGTCCAGCCAAGGGTCTATATCACACCTGAGAATACAATATAATCCCAAATTAAAGTTTGATTTTATTGATCTCTTCATCTGACAATACATTTTATAACTGTATAACCTACATACAGACAAGTGTATATTTCACAAGTATACAGTACCATGAAGATATATCAAATAGATATATCTATGTAACCACTATCCATCTTGAGAAATAGAACATTACTAGTACCCCAAAGCCTTCCTCTTGCCCACTCCCAGTAATTATCCTCTGAAAAGAAACCACTATTCTGAATTCTAATATCACAGATtaggtttgtctgtttttgaactCTATATGaatggagtcatacagtatgtacACTTTTATGTCTGACTTCTTTCGCTTAACATTATGTTAGTGAGACATACTCATTTGTTGCAAGGAGCAGTAGTTTAatctttttcattgctgtatagaATTCTATTGTAGGACTATTGTCTTAGTtcgttcaggctgctataacaaaatacatcaGACCGGGTGATTTGTAAACCATAGAAATTTACTGCTTAccgttctggagactgggaagttcaagattatGGTGCCAGCAGaatcagtgtctggtgagggtccatTCCTTACTGATGGCAGCTTCTTCCTGTGTGCTTGCTGGCAGAAGGGGCAAACTAGCTCCCATAGGCACTCATCCTATTCAAGAGGGCAGAGCTCTCAAGACTCAATCACTTCCCCAAACCCCGGTTCTCAATGCTATTATACTGGGGATCAAGTTTCAACATAGAAATTTTGGGGggaaacattcagaccacagcaaatATGCTActgttttttcatgtatttcttattGATCCACATTGggttgttttctggttttggctattgtgaataaaaccATGACAGACATTCCTGTACATGCCATGTGATGCACGCTGGCtcaaaagtacattttaataattagttatcaattaaaataataccatGTTGCTATTtaaggagagggaggagactATGAAGAATCACAACAcatctctcctttccccttttaAAATTCACTCTAAACTTCCATTTTAATAGAGGACGtggaaatatcaaaagaaaaaagaagggagggacaTACGACATAAAGATAATATTTAGTCTGCGGTTCTGTGTGTGAAAAGAGAGCTCTGTTGTCAACACTCACATTGCTTCATTTCTACATATATTCTcgtgtttttttaagaaatatattttttctgactaTAGAGTAATACATACTTATTGCAGAAATTTTGAAGCCTGCAAGTAAAATTAAAGTGTAATATGACATGTACTCTCACAGAGAAAGCTACTGTAAACtttttgttaatatatattttaataaatttagttgggatttttttgagaggaggaggcagagtaACGAGGTGTTACTTTCTGAAATGTGTTATTCACACAATTGCATGGAgccatagtttttctttttttgagttacCCATCAGGCTGCTGTCTGTGCTTTATGGTGtggacaggagacagggaccATTCTGCTCCCTCTCAGATGTTCATCCAACCCTTTCTCTTCTCCTAgcctcttctccccaccccaaccctttCTCTAACTCCTCCAACTGTCTCTTGGTCCTTGTACAGGCTGGACAATGACCCCCGAAGGTATCCAGGGCCTAAATCCAGGAACCTGGGACTGTTACCTTTGTTAGAATGGGCTTTGCAGAAGTGATTAGACGTCTTGAGACGGGAGGACATTCTGGATCATCTGGGTGGGCCCTGAGTATAATCACAAAGTGTTTccaagagggaggcaggaggattaggGTCAGTAGTAAGAGATGTGAGGACagaagcagagggagaaagacagagatgtGAAAATGCTGCACTGCCTGCTGTGAAGACAGAGCAGGGGTCGAGAGCCACAGAATGTTGGCAGCCTCTGGAAACTGGGAAGAACAAGGGAATTCCTCCCTGGACTTCAAGAAGGAATGCTGGTCGGTGGGCCCAccttagacttctgacctccagaacagATGTGTGGGTTTTCTAAactgacacattattattaactaaagtccatagtttgcaTAAGAGTTCACCCCTGGTGTTGTctattctatgggttttgacaaatctGCAGTGATATGTGTCCACCATCATAGTGTCATACGGAATAGTTTCCCTGCCctaaaatcctctgtgctctacctattcatccctccctccccctaaTCCCCGGCAACAAGTAAACTTTTTACCATctccatagatttgccttttccagaatgtcatagagtTGGAACGATACAGTACGTAGCCTTTTCATATTGGCTTCTTGAACatagaaatatgcatttaagggTCTTCCATGTCTTTTCGTGGCTCAATAGctcatgtatttttattgctgagtagtattccaatGTCTGGAtttctttaaccattcacctactgaaggacatcttggttgtttccaaatTTGGCCAACTATGAAGAAAGTGCTATccacatctgtgtgcaggttttcgtgtggatgtaagttttcaactcctttgggtaaatacaaaAGTGCATTGTTGCTGGATgatttgtgctgttttaagccacacaGTTTGAGGTAATGTATGAAGGCAGCAATGGGAAAGTAATGCAGGCCTCCGTCATGAGCCCAGGAGACCTGGGCTGCCCACAGGTCCTTGCAAACTTTAACCGCCTCACTCATGCCCCGCAGGGCCAGGCCTCTCGTTGCCAATGACGGGATATCCAGTATTTATTAAtactcactgtgtgccaggcactgtgctagaagCCTTCCAAGTACATTctaatttaatcctcccaacaaccctaCAAGGCGGAGTACCTCTATTACCCCATGTATGGTTGAGGGAGGTGACACACAGTGCACTAGGTTCTATACCTGCCCTCAAAGCCAGGCAGTCAGGTGCCAGGATCTGCTTCCTGAGCCACTGCCCTGCACCACCTAGAGAGCAGGTGTCACttacagtaaaatttaaaatgggcTTATGGAAATCCTACATCCCTCCAATGTCTCTTCTCAGGTAACAGGTTGAAGACCCAGGTATGCATCTCTTTTAGAAAGACAGGAGCTTGTCCTACACAAGTCTACCCTAGGACTCCactttcatttcaattttgaaaCCTATTTATAATCTAATAGGGCCTCAGTAAAGCCTCAGGAATCTGCTTCTGGAGTTATTTCCTGTTGATGTCGTTGCAGATATTCTCAAAGGCCTTTTGCTGACTGCTCTAGGCCCGGACCCTACATCCAAAGGAGAGGATGACTGATCCCTGGCTGATTCTTTGCACCAACTTTGACTGACAGCTGTCATGGCAGATTCGTCGAGGGCATGGGCATAGGATAACAGCTGAAAGCCAGCTGGACCATTCAGGAATGCTCAGGTGAGGCTGGACACAGGCGTTTGCAACAGTGTGGGGAGAAGCTGTTGACTGTACCTTTGGTGGAATCCTGAGACCCTCTCTTAGCCTGAATATCAGATGCATCAGAGCACCAGGAGATGGGCCCCAGTGCCCTGAAGGGCAAGGCCAGTAGGGAGGTGTTGACCAGCATTGCCAAAGGTGCAATGAGAGGAGAGGCTGAACTCACAGACTGGTTTCTGGGCGTCTGGAGATAACTGTTTGGGGACTTCTTGAAAGCACTGGAAGACACTTTAAAGGCATCTAATTTTTAACAATCAAGCCAGTGAAGTTTCTTTATCCTTTTACCTCCTGAAGGATAccttggttgtttccaagttcGGACAGTTATGAATAATTGGCCAATACAGTAAAAGAAAACTTAGAAGCAAAGTAGCAAGGGCATCAGCAAAATACTTTGCTTCCGTGCTTCTAGCTACCCTCGGACtattcttctattttctcttttcaagaaGGCACATCAGCAGGAGGGCAccagaatttaaaaatctcatctaAAGAAAAGGCTGGAGCTTTGCTCACAGTACACATTTCTTCTAACAATAGCAGCCTGGGCCTCTACTGCTTGGGAGTAAAAAGGGAGTGTTCACCTGGAGTTTCAATCAGGTTGTAAAAAGAAGAGATTGTTCTTGCCTGGCCTTATAATGAAGACTATTAACCCTGATTCGGGCAGTGTCACTCAGATCAGTAGTGCACTGCCAGCTTAAGGTTGGAATGCACCGTGGCCAGGGATGCTGGGAAGTTATCTTCTCAGGCCCTGACACCCTCGCTGTGTCTGGGCAAGAACTAGAGGAGAGAAGCCAGTGATCAGGCATGGTATTGATTTTGTGAATCACTAATGACTTAGGAGCACTGTTTGTGCAACCAAAATGCTTTATATTTGAGTTGAAGAGTTAAACGTCTGCAGGCCAGCTTGACAACACATGCTTTCTCTGCAAAGGAGCAATCCTGGGGGATCTATCACTTAACGCACTGTGAATCATGTGTTTgcaatctctctctttccttgtgACCTACATTTAATTGTACCTGATGCACTCTGCTGTGTAGTTTGAAGGAAATGTGTACTGTGAGCAAAGCCACAGCCTTTTCTTCTGATGGGATTTTTAGATTCTAGTGCCCTCCTGCTGGACATGCCTTCTTGAAAAGAGAAAGTGGAAGGATAGTCCGAGGATGGCCAGAAGCAGGGAAGTGGAGTATTTTGCTGATGTGCTACTTTGCTTCTAAATTTACTTTTACTATATTAGGAGACTTAGGCAGCCAATTATAATCAATAAATTTTAACCAAAACATGATGGTTCAGCATGTCCACATTCTGTAGCTCTTGAAATACTGGCTCGAAATGTTGCTGAATGAAATGGGAGAGGAAGGAATAGCAAGGTCCCACGGTGTAGGTCTAAGGCCCTGCCCTGGCTTGTGAAGGACGCACCTCCTCTTCACTTCTACTCAACTCCTTTAGCCACACTCAGAGGTTGGGGACACTACATTTACACCCAAAGTTCTGCGGGGTATGTACCCAGAGTGTGATAATGTGTGACAAGAAGAGCTCTGCCATGATCTTGCTCACGGTGAAGAATTGTTAGTTCTCTGTTTTGTCTCTAGATGTTGCCTACCCAGGTCAGGGTCATATGCGGTTAAGTGATTAGCACATATTTTGGTTGGTAATAAAGATGGTCCATCTATCCTAACTCTTcatcattttacatttgattCTGCATGCTACACTTGAGGCTTGCACATAACTGAGTTTACAGTGATCATGACCAGCAGTAACCTTGATGTTTGGATTTCATGCATTGGTAAATTTCACCACCAGCAGCAAGTACAAAAAGGAGAGACCGACATGGAGTTGCCAAACATATTTTGCTAAACACACTCACTTAGGTGAGCGCACTTCTAGctactttcattattatttcatagTAAAGAAGACCTttttagcacacacacacacacacacacagaggcatatCTCACACAAAAGGAGAGTGCTTAAGTTAAATACAACTGGTTTTGTGAAAACTCACTGTATTGTTCTGATTATTCTCATTACCCCCAAATGGGTGGAAACCGCCATGGCTCTTGGCCGGGGAATGGCTCTTGAGAACCACTGATGGCTGTGATGATGCACCTTTTGTATCACTCAAAGGGATCATAGAAAAGATTTAATACTTTTTGTCAAATCAATAGGGAAAATGCACAGGCAAAATTGCAGATTATAAGCAGTTGTTTTCTTATGAACTCATGAGCATTCCTCACCTCTCTGAATTGATAGCCAGTGTTTATGGAGCACCTAATGTGTGCTGAGCCCTGTGCAACAAACTCAACCCTTTATGGGAATTAGAAAATACTCATGCTGCCAAAAGCATGCTGGGATGTTGTTGCTGGGGGAAATGGCTGGCCGACGGCCTCCCAAGAAGCCTCAGGAGGTGACATTCATTTCTCTTAATTTAGGCCCTCACCTTCAACATTACACACTCAAAGACGTTGTTTATGTCAGCACATTATGAGTGGCTTATGTTTGAAGGAAAGATTCACATTAACccaattattatataataaatatttactgtcttgGGAGCCAGATATGAGCAGATCtatgtggccttgagcaagtaaACAACTCGCTTCAgttctctcatttgtaaaatgagaatattaacaGCATTTACTGCCTAGGGCTAGCATTGCATTATATGGGCTAAGGCACACAGTATACTCATCCCAGCCTGGCACAAAGCTAAGGCTCAGTAAACAATTGTGATGACTGTTGCTGTCACTATCTCTAGTGCATTATCTCCTGTCTCCCTGTGCAAGCGGAGACCCACGTGAATCCCTTTCTTTCTGTTGTACTGGCCAAGTACTTGGCATTTTCCTTGGAGTCACTGCTCACAAAACATCTAAGTTGTCAGGAAATCCTGTCAACTCTTCCCtcaaaatacatccagaatcCAAATTCGCAAAACATGggagcaaccaagatgtccttcagtaggtgactGGATAAACTGTGGTCCATTCAGACAGTGGAATATCATTCAACATTAAAACGAAATAGACTgttaagccatgaaaagacatggaagaaacttaaatgcacaTTGCTGAATAAAATAAACCAATCTGAACAGGTTACATCCTGTACAATTCCAACCCTatgaacattc is drawn from Papio anubis isolate 15944 chromosome 15, Panubis1.0, whole genome shotgun sequence and contains these coding sequences:
- the GPR12 gene encoding G-protein coupled receptor 12; amino-acid sequence: MNEDLKVNLSGLPRDYLDAAAAENISAAVSSRVPAVKPEPELVVNPWDIVLCTSGTLISCENAIVVLIIFHNPSLRAPMFLLIGSLALADLLAGIGLIINFVFAYLLQSEATKLVTIGLIVASFSASVCSLLAITVDRYLSLYYALTYHSERTVTFTYVMLVMLWGTSICLGLLPVMGWNCLRDETTCSVVRPLTKNNAAILSVSFLFMFALMLQLYIQICKIVMRHAHQIALQHHFLATSHYVTTRRGVSTLAIILGTFAACWMPFTLYSLIADYTYPSIYTYATLLPATYNSIINPVIYAFRNQEIQKALCLICCGCIPSSLAQRARSPSDV